A stretch of DNA from Candidatus Bathyarchaeia archaeon:
GCTTAGGGTTCCCTCCTCAACAAGCTTGTCAATCGCCCTTTCCACTTTTCTGAAGTTTCGGCTGCCGTAAACAACTATGTCAATGTCTGACTCTTGGGAGTGCATGTTTAGGGCTATGGAGCCGTGAACACCAAAATCTTCAAGGGCGACTTTCGAAGCGTTGGAAACCAAATCCAAAAAATCAAGAGTCATCTTCTGCAGTTTATCCAGCCTTTTCATCTTCAAAAGCCTTTGAAGGCATTCCTTTGGAACGTACACTCGCCTAATACTTTCTAGTGGTGCGCTGATGACTTCCTTTTTTCTGAAGGGACAACGGTAAACATAGTCTGGGAAGTTTCTCCTAAAAACTTCTAGGAAAGTTTGGTAGTTTTTCGCCGTGTAGAGCTTCTCAGCCCTAAAAAGCTCAGTTTCCCCATAACGCCACGTCCTTCCTAAAAAGCGTACATTGAAGAGCTCTTTAAACCTTGATGGGATGTACTTTAGAAAGGCGAAAACTCGCTTTTCAGGATGTTCATACCCAAAAACGTTTAGGATAAAGCCTTCACTGGTTGCAAATGTGTCTCCGTCCATTGGAAGCCAGTTTTTAGGCGCAGCCGTTAAGGACACCTTGATAGAATTTGGCTAACTGTTTTAAAAGTGTTGACTTTAGGGAAAGCGATTTAAGACGAACATTAAAAACTCTTTATGATGGTGAGAGGGTGAGTTCTCTACATCCCTATGTAGTTTTCCTTCCAGCCGAGGAAAAAGACCGCATACTAAGCGCAATTTTTGGCTCTAAGGCATCCCTTGACATTTTAAGATTCTTCCTTAAAACCGGAATTTCAGGTAGGGTTTACCAGAAAGACCTTGTTAAGGAGCTTACCTACTCAAACAAGACGATAATTGAAAACTTGAAGGTTTTGACCAAGCTTGGAATTTTAATGGAGGATATGGAGAAGGCGCAGCATGAAGGACGCGTTGTGTGGGTTAAATCCTACAAACTATCTGATGTTGGAAAATGGTTCGCACTTTTATTGGCGGAGGAAAAAGAACTTTCAGACAGGGAAAAGGCAGAAATATTACAGAACATTTTTAGAAGCTACATAAGGTGGGTTAAAAGCCTATCGGAAAAACTCCACGTGGAAAAAGCCACATTTAAGAAAATCTTTAGCGAAGAGATGGAAAGTTAGAAGGTGCAAAATTGAAAAACAAAGTCACAGCCACAGTAATAGCCGTTCTGGGAAGCAAAGAGTCCGGAAAAACAACAACAATAGAAGCCCTAACAAGGGAGTTAACAAGCCGAGGCTACAAAGTGGCAGCCGTAAAACACATTCCAGAAAAAAACTTCACAATCGACACAGAAGGCAAGGACACTTGGAGATTCGCCGAGGCTGGAGCAAAAACTGTGGTCTGCATTTCACCAAAAGAAATAGCCATTATAGAAAAGGGCGACACGAATGATTTTTCCCTTGAAGCAATAATGGAAAAATGCCGAAACAGCGACATAATCCTCATCGAAGGTTTCAGAAAAATTTTGGGCGAAAACCCATACGTGCCAAAAATAGTGGCAGTAAAATCTAAAGAGGAGATTGCTGAGGCTCTAAAAGCCTTCAAGCCCATAATAGCCTTTACAGGTCCATACTCGGCGACGGGAAAAGACTTGCCAACTCCATATTTTAATGTTTTCAAAGAGCAAGGTAAACTTGCGGAGCTTGTGGAAAAAATTATAAGGGAAAAAAGAGGCTTTTGAAGTAGCCCTTTACAGAGCGCCCATGTTTATTTGTGGGGTTTGGAGATTCCGAGGGGGGAGAAGGGGGAGAAAGGAGAGCTTTTCAAAAATATAGGAGTGGTTTCTCCAAACCTTTCCACTTTATGGGCGCTCCTATAGAGCTTTAAAGGCTTCAAACCAACGGTTGTATAGGGCTAGCATGTCAAGGGAGACGCTCGGCTTCCTCTCCTCGAGAATCTGCCTAAAATCGCTCATCCGTAAGGGCCTTGGCTTGGCAAGCTTGTTGGCAGCCTGACCAGACTCGAAGAATTCGCCTATAACCTTTAGGTGGGCTGCTTGGCAGACGTCTTTTATGTCGCTTCCTGAAAAGCCCTCCGAAAGCCTTGCCAACTCATGCAAGTCCACATCCGGAGCCAAAAGCAAATTGCTGGTATAATGCTTAAACATCATTAGGCGAGCATGGTGGTCCGGAAGCGGCACAAGAATGCGCTTTTGGAAACGCCTAATAAACGGCCAGTCCAAATCCCAAGGCTTATTTGTGGCCCCAATAACGTAGACGTGGATGTTTTTACCCTTGTCTATTATGCCGTCCATTTCTTTCAGGAACTGGTTTCGCACCCGTACTTCACCGCCCACCTCATTGGAATGTTTCCCCATCAAGGAGTCCAACTCATCAATGAAAATTATGGCTGGCTTCTTATCCTCCAAAGCAGATTTTCTAGCAGAATCAAAAAGACGGGCAACATTCTGCTCAGCCTCGCCGAGCCACTTAGACATTATTGAGGCAGCATCCACGGAAATAAAAACCGCGTCGATTTCCGTTGCAGCGGCGGCAGCCAACAAAGTTTTACCGCATCCAGGCGGACCGAATAGAAGTATACCCCTAGGCCAGCCAAGCGGGAACAAGTCTGGCCTTTGAACAGGGTAGATTATGGCTTCCTTTATGGCTTTCTTTGCGGTGTCAAGTCCTATAACCTCGTCCCATTTCACGTTTGGCTTTTCCTTAACAATTAAGTCTTCGTAAGTGGCCTTCTTTTCTTCGCCTGTTTTTGCCCCTTCAACACCTTTGGCTTCCTCTGCCCTTGGTTCCGCTGGACCCACCGCACCCTGCAGCACCTTTATTCTCTCTTGGTAAGCTATGGCTCTCTGGATGTAAACCTTGTTTAGGCTGTAATCTGGATAAAGCTGGACAAGCTTCAGAAGAGTTTCTATGGCCTTCTGATACATGGTTATAGCCATGCCCCTTGCCCCCTGCTTGTCAAGGCGAACAGCCTCTAATGCGTAATTTGTGGCGGATTTTTCAAGTTCCTGCGACGCTTCCATGGAGAGTTCACCTTCTAGCTTCAATCTTTATCTTACCCTTAGCCCCAAGACTTTGAAGAGCCTTCTCAATATCTTCATATGAGACGCCTAACTCCCGAGAACAGCGTATCAGATCTATTTCACCTCCGCTTTTCCGAACATACTCCAAAAGGGCGTCTTCAAGGGTTGGCTTCCCAACACGAAGCGAAATCTCTTGAATTTCAGCCTTTCTGAAGGAGATGAGGTTTTGGGAGCTGCCCTCTTCAGCTTCAACAGTTTCGCCGCCAACAGACTGGGAGCATGAAGCGGCTAAGGCAACCATCTGCTTAATCTGGGCTTGAGCAGGCTCTAGTTTCGCCTCCAGCTTCGGCGCCAGTGCCTCCTCCTGCATAGCGGGCGGTTCAGGAAGCTTTTCAGCCAACTTCTTCTCCAAGAAGCTTGAAACTTCCTTCAGGATTTGCTCTCCAGCTGGCGTGAGTTTGTCGACGGGAATTACTACCTCGTCTGCAGATATCCTAGTAGAATAAATTGTCTCTCCTATAACATCGTTAATCTCGCTAAGCTCTGAGGAAACCTCTGGCAAGACGTCAAAAAGTTGTTTAGAAACACTTTGAAGAGTTCTTAATGCGGGTTTTAGGTCTATGACTATGTCGCTTAGCTCCTTCACTGTTTCGAGGCGGAGGATAACCCTTTCAATGGCAAGCTCCACCTGCTGTAGAAAATTGATTAGTTTGCGCACTTCAGCCAGCTCGTTTGCACATATTGCGGCTCTTTCCTTGTTGTTGGCTCTCAGTGCCGTCACGCAGGTTTGGAATAGGCTCTTGTCCCTTTCCTTAAGCCTTATGGATGCTTGAACGACTTTGTGTTGTTGGATGCGCAGTTTATGCACAGACTTGATTATAACTTCCCGTAGTGGTGGAGGGGTTTGGGTGAAAGGGTTTTTTATTTTTGCTCCCTCCGCCCGCTACGCAGAAGTCTAAATTGCAGATTCGCCTGCTTCTTTCACGTAAACTATGACTGGGGGTTCTGGCAGACTTGGAGACGGGGGAGTTGGGGCTTCTTCAGCATGCACTTCAGTAACTGTCTTCGGCGGCGCCTCTCCCAATAGAATATTTGAAAGCTTATTCTTCATGCTTTCAAGGTCTGTTTTCTCCAAATTAGCCCTTTTTAGGCATTCTTGGATTTTTGCTAATGCCGCCTGATAAGATTGGTCGTCAACCTCGCCTATTTCATGCTCCACTTCCAGGTGGACAAGCGCATAATTAAGCTCCTTAATCTCTTGGCTGCATCTCTCAATCTCTTTATCGATTCTTTCCAGCAGGTTTTGGGCTTCGCTTTTAAGCTGGTTCAAGGCGCCCTCAAAACTCCTATGCAAGTCTTCATAAACTTCTGGTGAAATCTTTTTTTTCTCCAAAAGCTCTTTCAAGGCTTGGTCTTTTCGCCATATAAGTGGAATCTGATCGCAGAAAACGGAAGTGTCATATTTAACCTTTGAAAGGAAAATTACGTCTGAGCCTTCAACTTTTATGGTTCCAGCCGGATACTTAACGAAGCGCCCATCACTGTGCCTTATGTAAATGGCGTCTACTCCACCGTTGGGTTTAACGGCTAAGGATGCAACTTCTCCTATTGGGCGTCCATACTCGTCTCTAACAACTTTTCCAAGGGACAAAAAAAGATTGGGGTCTTGTGGCATATGCATTCCTCCATTTTATTGCTAAGATGTTTCCGTTGGGGATTTTTCTGGTAGCGGCACCTGCGGGATTCCTGCCGGAAGCTCTGGGAATTTCTCCTTAATTTTCTGTTCAGCTACGGCCGCTGCCTCTGTGAGGATTTTTTGGGCGTCTTCGTTGGCTGTTTCAAAGTTTATGGACAATCCTGTGCTTTGTCCAGCCTCAACTATTATTCCGCTTAAAAGGTTGCCTATTTGCCCCAACTCCCTCTCCGCTTCTGGAAAGATGTTAGCCATTCCAGTCTTTACAGCTCTTAACACGCTTACAGCTGGACCAAGGGTTGAAACAACGTCTCCAAGCTCTGAAACTGTGCGCAAGCGTAACACAATTTGTTCAAGGGCAAGCCTAGCCTGCATAATCATCTTTTCCATTTTCCTTATTTCAGCTAGCTCGTTGGCGAAGACGTTTGCCCGTGCCATGTCATGCTTTGTATAAGCGTCAACAATCCTTGCAAATATTGACTTATCTCTTTGGCTAAACCTTTCACTGGCCTGATCCAACTTCTGGATTTGGAGTTCTATTCGGCGGACAGCCATGTCAAGCCTTGGTTTCAATGGACCCGGCGGTCTGACAGCCTCTTTTATGCGTTCTGTTATTGGTTGCTCGTCGCGTCTCTCATCCCATCTTCTACTAAATTTTTCTGACAAGCTTGATTCCTCCAAGAAGAGGCTTAAGGGGCTTGGCAAATCTTTATACATTCTTAATATGCCCGCATTATCCACGTATATATGTAGAGCTATATGTGCCGTTTGAAACCTTTTTGAGCTTTAATTTTCCAGTGAAAAGAACTCCTTGCTGCTTTCTCAGAAATAGACAGAAAAGTGTAAGTTAGACTAAAAAGAGGCTTATAATTCAACTATTAGGCTAGGTGTAAAATATGGGTGAAAGATTAAAGGTATTCCTATTTGTCGCCATTCTAGGGTTCATCGCCGGAGTCATAGCCGAACTAACAATCGAGTACGTAATCCCAACACTTGCAGCTATACTTCCAGCCATCTTCAGTGTAAAATATGTCCTTTCAGGACTTGCAGGCGCCTTCCTAACACTCATAATAGTTAGCATATGGGCATACGTCACAGGACCAAAAGAACCATAGCCTCTCTAAAATCTCGTTCACCTTTTTACCCTATTCCGGCGAATTGTTAGTTAATTGTATAGCATTCATTTTGGACTCAGGAGCGGAAAAAGCAATCATCAGTTCAGCGTACCTCGATTTCTTCATCGTCCAAAAGTAAAGAGTGCCAACGAAATTATTTATGTTTTGCAAAACATTGTAAGTTTGAAAAGCGGAGAGAAAATCTTTGGATGGAAGCCATGTTAAGAATTATCGTTTGAGGCTTGAGAACGCTTCAAGTTATGGCGAAATTTGGGAGGTTGTTAAGGAAACTGTTGCCTTCTCTTTGAACCAGCGGAGGGCTGGAATGATGCTTTTCCTTGACGATTTGCCTATACAGCTGGGCGCCTACCACCCCATCGGAACAAATAATATCATTTTGAACCGCATTCTCGTTAGGGCTGTTGAAGCCTCTACGAATTCGAAGCGTGTTGTAAACGCCTTAATCTATAATCTGCTTCTCCATGAGTATCTTCACGCTTTGGGGCATGTCTCCGAATTGGAGGTTAGGCAGCTGGTCTATCATATTACAAGGGAGTGCTTCGGCGAGGAGCATATAGCCACAGCCATAGCCAAAAGCAGTCCATGGGCTTTGCTGAAGAGCATACCCCTAGACAAGGCATTCCACGCCAAGAGGGTCATGGAAATAGTTAAGGATTTTGAGAAGACAGACCAGAAATACATAGTTTAGCAAGGCGAATGGGAAAATGTGCGGCATATTCGGCTTTATATTAGAAAAGCCCATAGAAATCGCATACGCCCTAAAAGTTCTCCAAAAGCTTGAAAGACATCAATATCCAAACGAGCCAAAACCCGTTGGGGGTTACGGCGCCGGAATAGCCATCCTCACAAGCTCTAAAAACATATTGCTTGAAAAAGTTGGAAGAGTAAATGGTTCACCAGCAGAACACTTAGCAAAAACGTGCAAATTTCAAAAAGCATCGGTTTTGATTGGGCATGTGCGGCTGCCAAGCCCTTGGTTCATAGAAACAGCCCACTTTAAGGAAACAGCCCAACCATACATAGCACAATGTTTTTCTGGCTTAACAGTGGTTTCTGCCCACAACGGGAACGTGACAAACTATAAGGCTATTAGGGAAAGGCTTGAAGGAAAACATATTTTCGAGTCTGAAAGGGTTGAGCTTATAGATTCGGAGGTTATACCCCACCTGTTTGAAGAGCTCCTACTTGAGAAAGGCAGCCCCGAAGAAGCCTTAAAAACGCTTCAAACAAGCATAGAGGGACCAAACACCGTAAGCCTCCTACAAATTGGAAAAAGCCGTTTACTTTTGCATTTTGTCCATAAAGGGAAAACGCGAGGGCTGCACATTTGGAAAAACGAGAAAGGCGAGGTTATTTTCTGTTCTAGAAAAGAGCCTTTAAACGAATGTCTCAGTCCACTACTCAGCAAAGGCGTGTTCAAAGAATATATTTCAATTCCATATGGCAAGGATGGAAGCTATAAGGCAACTTTTTGTTTTGATAGTTTTAGCAAAGGATAAGAGGATTTAAGTTAAAATCTTATTTTGGCGAGAAGAGATAATGGAAAAAGCCGTCGGCCCAGACGTTTTTAAGCTCCTTGCCAAACCAGTTCAAGAAGGATTAGCAGAGCTTGGCTTTTCAAAACCCACCTTGCCGCAAATTTTGGCTATTCCCCACATTTTGGCTGGAGAAAATGTCCTCTTGAGTGCGCCAACTGGAAGTGGCAAAACAGAGGCTGTTCTTCTGCCAGTTTTCTCAAACTTTATCCAGCATAAAGAAGAGAAGGGCGTAGGGATTGTTTATATTACGCCTTTGAGGGCTTTGAACCGCGATCTTTTAAAGCGGCTAGCCTTTTGGGCTTTGAGGCTTGGCATAACTGTTGAGGTTAGACACGGCGACACGGAGCTGAGATTACGGAGAAAGCAGGCTGTTTCGCCGCCCAACATGCTTGTCACAACTCCGGAGACTCTGCAGGCGGTTCTTCCGGGAGCACGCATAAAGGAGCACCTAAAGCATGTGAAGTGGGTGGTTGTGGACGAGGTGCATGAGCTTGCCTCCAGCAAGCGAGGCGCCCAATTGACAGTGGCTCTTGAACGCCTATACGAGATAGTCGGCAAAGAGTTTCAGAGGATAGGCTTATCAGCCACCGTTGGAAATCCAGAACAAGTTGCCCAATTCATAGCTGGAACAAATAGAAGCATAAGGATTATTCAAGCTTCATTTTCTAAGGGCTACAGGTATACTGTTGAATATCCCGTGCCAACCGATGCCGATTACGAGTTGGCTGGGAGAATTGGCATTTCGCCAGAAGGCGCTGCAAGAATAAGGCGCATAGCCGAGCTTGCGGACAGCCACAAGTCCACACTTATTTTTGTTAACAGCAGAACTGTGGCAGAAATGCTTGGGCATCGCTTCACCCAGCTTGGGAGATGCGACATAGCCGTTCATCATGGCTCTTTATCAAAGGAGGAGCGCATCCAAATTGAGGATGACTTTAAGGCTGGAGTTTTGAGGGCTATAATTTGCACGAGCACATTGGAGCTGGGCATAGACATTGGAAGCGTGGACCTAGTCATCCAATACCTCTCGCCGAGGCAGGTTTCCAGCTTAATCCAAAGGGTTGGAAGAAGCGGACACCGCTTGGACATGCTTTCAGAAGGCTTAATATTAACAGCTTTCCCAGACGACTTGATGGAGTCTCTGGCAGCTGTTAGAAACGCCTACAATGGCAGAATTGAGCCCGTTCTTATTCATGAAAACGCCTTGGACGTTCTAGCCCACCAAGTTGCCGGCATACTCATGGACAAGGAAAACATAACCATAGACGAGCTTTTGGCAATTCTTCGAAGAGCCTACCCGTATAGGCATTTAGCCAAACAAACCCTTTTAGAAGTGGTACACTTTTTAGCCAACCTCAACCAATTAAAAATCGACGAGGAAGAAAAAGTTTTGAGGAAAACAAGGAAAACGAGGAGCTACTACTACGAGAACCTTTCAATGATTCCAGATGAGAGACGCTACCCAGTAATAAACATCCTAACAGACAGGCGAATCGGCACACTGGGCGACGAGTTTATGGCTTTGAAAGCCCGGGTAGGCTTAAACATAATTGTCCGCGGAAAAGTTTGGCGCATAGTCCAGATAGAAGAGGAAACCGGCACGGTTTATGTTGTTCCCTCAGAAGACCCGTTCGCAGCCATCCCGGGATGGGACGGCGAAATGCTACCAGTTCCCTTCAACCTAGCCCAAGAAACTGGGAAACTACGCCAAGAGATTGGTGAACTACTGAAGACTTTGGGAAATGCAGATGCTGTGGCAGAAAAGGTTGCGGAAAAATTCAACACAAACAGAGAGATGCTAAACGAGGCGGTTAGGGAGATTGAGGAGCATATAAAGCAAGGAGCACCATTGCCAACACACGACTATATTCTCGTCGAGGCTTTTGACAAGTATTTAGTGGTGCATGCATGTTTCGGCGAGATTGTAAACAGCACCCTTGGAGGCATTTTTGACGCGATCCTTTCCGATAAAGAGCTTATCGTAGGCTGGTGGAATGACGGCTACCGCATCCTAATAGAGGCTCCGCGAAAAGTCTCGCCCCGAGAAGTTGAGAAAATGCCAGAAATGCTTTTCAACTTAAGTGATGAACAAGTTGAAGAAGTCTTCAGAGATTATTTGGAGGCAAAGTTTCCATACGCCTACAAAATGAAGTTTGTGGCTGAAAGGTTTGGTGCTCTCCCAAGGGGAAAAACTATGGGTCCAAAGAGGCAGAGTCAGCTTCCAGCCATTTTTAAGGGAACACCTATCTATGACGAGACCTTAAGGGAAGCCATGCTCGAGAAAGCCGACTTGGAAAAAGTTAAGGAGATAATGCGAAACATTAAAAGTGGAAAAATTAAAGTTAGCACGTTATATAGAGCGGATAATCCAACGCCACTAGCCTATCATATTT
This window harbors:
- a CDS encoding nucleotidyltransferase domain-containing protein; translated protein: MSLTAAPKNWLPMDGDTFATSEGFILNVFGYEHPEKRVFAFLKYIPSRFKELFNVRFLGRTWRYGETELFRAEKLYTAKNYQTFLEVFRRNFPDYVYRCPFRKKEVISAPLESIRRVYVPKECLQRLLKMKRLDKLQKMTLDFLDLVSNASKVALEDFGVHGSIALNMHSQESDIDIVVYGSRNFRKVERAIDKLVEEGTLSYVFNNRLDAARRFKGRYREKIFMYNAVRKQEEVTTKYGEYFYTPIASVRFQCKVKDDSEAMFRPAIYKIEDYTPLSQNSKLPKEMVPEAVVSMIGCYRNVAKNGQKMEVSGMLERVEKVGSGEAFHQVVVGTAGSEEEYIWPV
- the mobB gene encoding molybdopterin-guanine dinucleotide biosynthesis protein B, whose product is MKNKVTATVIAVLGSKESGKTTTIEALTRELTSRGYKVAAVKHIPEKNFTIDTEGKDTWRFAEAGAKTVVCISPKEIAIIEKGDTNDFSLEAIMEKCRNSDIILIEGFRKILGENPYVPKIVAVKSKEEIAEALKAFKPIIAFTGPYSATGKDLPTPYFNVFKEQGKLAELVEKIIREKRGF
- a CDS encoding AAA family ATPase, with translation MEASQELEKSATNYALEAVRLDKQGARGMAITMYQKAIETLLKLVQLYPDYSLNKVYIQRAIAYQERIKVLQGAVGPAEPRAEEAKGVEGAKTGEEKKATYEDLIVKEKPNVKWDEVIGLDTAKKAIKEAIIYPVQRPDLFPLGWPRGILLFGPPGCGKTLLAAAAATEIDAVFISVDAASIMSKWLGEAEQNVARLFDSARKSALEDKKPAIIFIDELDSLMGKHSNEVGGEVRVRNQFLKEMDGIIDKGKNIHVYVIGATNKPWDLDWPFIRRFQKRILVPLPDHHARLMMFKHYTSNLLLAPDVDLHELARLSEGFSGSDIKDVCQAAHLKVIGEFFESGQAANKLAKPRPLRMSDFRQILEERKPSVSLDMLALYNRWFEAFKAL
- a CDS encoding Snf7 family protein gives rise to the protein MHKLRIQQHKVVQASIRLKERDKSLFQTCVTALRANNKERAAICANELAEVRKLINFLQQVELAIERVILRLETVKELSDIVIDLKPALRTLQSVSKQLFDVLPEVSSELSEINDVIGETIYSTRISADEVVIPVDKLTPAGEQILKEVSSFLEKKLAEKLPEPPAMQEEALAPKLEAKLEPAQAQIKQMVALAASCSQSVGGETVEAEEGSSQNLISFRKAEIQEISLRVGKPTLEDALLEYVRKSGGEIDLIRCSRELGVSYEDIEKALQSLGAKGKIKIEARR
- a CDS encoding CdvA-like protein, with protein sequence MPQDPNLFLSLGKVVRDEYGRPIGEVASLAVKPNGGVDAIYIRHSDGRFVKYPAGTIKVEGSDVIFLSKVKYDTSVFCDQIPLIWRKDQALKELLEKKKISPEVYEDLHRSFEGALNQLKSEAQNLLERIDKEIERCSQEIKELNYALVHLEVEHEIGEVDDQSYQAALAKIQECLKRANLEKTDLESMKNKLSNILLGEAPPKTVTEVHAEEAPTPPSPSLPEPPVIVYVKEAGESAI
- a CDS encoding Snf7 family protein, yielding MDNAGILRMYKDLPSPLSLFLEESSLSEKFSRRWDERRDEQPITERIKEAVRPPGPLKPRLDMAVRRIELQIQKLDQASERFSQRDKSIFARIVDAYTKHDMARANVFANELAEIRKMEKMIMQARLALEQIVLRLRTVSELGDVVSTLGPAVSVLRAVKTGMANIFPEAERELGQIGNLLSGIIVEAGQSTGLSINFETANEDAQKILTEAAAVAEQKIKEKFPELPAGIPQVPLPEKSPTETS
- a CDS encoding DEAD/DEAH box helicase; the protein is MEKAVGPDVFKLLAKPVQEGLAELGFSKPTLPQILAIPHILAGENVLLSAPTGSGKTEAVLLPVFSNFIQHKEEKGVGIVYITPLRALNRDLLKRLAFWALRLGITVEVRHGDTELRLRRKQAVSPPNMLVTTPETLQAVLPGARIKEHLKHVKWVVVDEVHELASSKRGAQLTVALERLYEIVGKEFQRIGLSATVGNPEQVAQFIAGTNRSIRIIQASFSKGYRYTVEYPVPTDADYELAGRIGISPEGAARIRRIAELADSHKSTLIFVNSRTVAEMLGHRFTQLGRCDIAVHHGSLSKEERIQIEDDFKAGVLRAIICTSTLELGIDIGSVDLVIQYLSPRQVSSLIQRVGRSGHRLDMLSEGLILTAFPDDLMESLAAVRNAYNGRIEPVLIHENALDVLAHQVAGILMDKENITIDELLAILRRAYPYRHLAKQTLLEVVHFLANLNQLKIDEEEKVLRKTRKTRSYYYENLSMIPDERRYPVINILTDRRIGTLGDEFMALKARVGLNIIVRGKVWRIVQIEEETGTVYVVPSEDPFAAIPGWDGEMLPVPFNLAQETGKLRQEIGELLKTLGNADAVAEKVAEKFNTNREMLNEAVREIEEHIKQGAPLPTHDYILVEAFDKYLVVHACFGEIVNSTLGGIFDAILSDKELIVGWWNDGYRILIEAPRKVSPREVEKMPEMLFNLSDEQVEEVFRDYLEAKFPYAYKMKFVAERFGALPRGKTMGPKRQSQLPAIFKGTPIYDETLREAMLEKADLEKVKEIMRNIKSGKIKVSTLYRADNPTPLAYHILAKYGDISELMAPERILLSNIEKMKRAIDAKMATLMCIECGEWASEKRIKELPEHPKCEKCGSRLLALLYPSQEAKRLQEILRKRRGGKSLTEDELKEIAHARRTADLILSYGRKAIIALKVKGVGPETAFRILGRMHPSEEEFYMDLLKAKIQYLKTREFWEDKESRLKTFA